In the genome of Columba livia isolate bColLiv1 breed racing homer chromosome 1, bColLiv1.pat.W.v2, whole genome shotgun sequence, the window aacaaaagacaGATTTAAATGAGTTGATTTGAAGAAGATTTGTTGCATATGCAGTAGGCTTTCCCTAAAAACACATCACTGCAGGTGTGCTGAGGCCTTTGGGGAGACCCAAATTCAAGAATCAGCTTTGGTGCAGTCATTGGTGTGGGAGAGGACCCTGAAAAATTTGGGCAAAGGGAGAGCTGTTGATAGGCTAGATTTGCCCTcccagagaagaaagaggaggtgAGGGTAATGCAGCAAGAAACCCAAGCAGATATATACAGCACTGAAGACAGGGACAAGGACTTCGAACTCCATACTGGGCAATATGGACcacaaagagagaagagaaagccaACAGCAAGTGAGATTCAGAGAGTAAACTCAGGGTAAGGtggaggaggggaaaggagaggaaaggaaatctgaaggaaaaggggaaaaggagaaaaagacttgaaacatgaaaggaagaaaagtcatGTATGCAATTAGAAGGTGAAGCCATGCATGCAATAAGAAGATATGGAAAGCAGAGGGAAGTTCATATATCTATGTGCAAATATGACCCCTGAAAGAACGACTCTATGGAGCATTGATTTTCAGTATTCTAGTAGTTTGCAGCCTGTTTGTGCCCTGACCATGTGTGGTCACTGAGCATTTTCATATCATCTgaatgcagggaaaaaaaatccataggcATATTTTAAATATGGTTGCATAGTTTATTTTCAACAGCATAAATTGTGTCCTAAAGACAATGCAGAAGAATTCATGATAAGGCAAATGGAAACAAGCTAGTAAGGATGTAAAAATGGAGTCTGGATACTATGAATAAGTCTGATCACCAAGAAAATATCTCAGGAGGAGTCCCACAGCAGAGGAGCAGTCCGGTTCAGATCATGACTCTTAAAATGTCTATTCAAACCTGTCATACCATTGCTGGTACATCACTGTAACATGAAAAGACAAAACAGGAGTCAGATCCTACTTCGAGAAACACAGACTTGAAAATCCAGAGCTGGTCATCAGAAGTTCATCAAAACTAAGCTTGAGCTTGAAGAGGTTTATGGAAAGTCATGAAAGATATCAAGGCATAACATGGATTAACATTACCTCTCTAACCTACTGCATCATGCCACGGGCCCACAAAAGAAGGAATATCTTCAATTCCAAAAAAGCACACTCTTAAAGGTGGATTTAGAAATTCTCACATAGATGAATTCTGCAATTCATTGGATTTCTCCTTGTCAGAATTACTGCAACATGTAAGCATTTATTCTTTGTCATTTAGCATCAATGTTCAAGCAGCAAAGAAATTCTGTGGGATCCCTTTCACACCCAGGCCTgttatctgtttaaaaaaaaaaacaaaaaaacagacataaaggaaaaaataaatcttcaacTCAGTACAACATTCAAATGTTGTACAACAAATATCACAGCAACGTAGCCCTACTTCAAGAGGAGCCCAAAAGGAGTCATTCCATGGAGTTCTTTAGAACTCTTTAAGTCTTAAATGTTATCAAGTACCACTCAACAACTTTGGTAATTTACACATTATCTGTGAACTTTACATCTGGTCCTTTTCTCTATATTAACCAAAGAGTTCATAACTTTTAATGTGCTTGCTCATGCAAGACAAACGTGAGCTTGGAAAATACCAATTTGCTTCTAGAACTGGAGAACTGAGGAAAAGACATAAGGCAAGCCTCCAAATTATCTTCTGGTATTTAACTCTTGTGTAGGCTCCTGAACTCTGCTGTTTGAGAAATCTAACAGTTCTTGGCCATGGGAAATCTGTTCCAATCACTGCTTTCAACTAGAAGGTTCCAGATCCCAGATTAGATCCCCGTCACTCCTGGAACATGTCTTCAACCTATTACCAAACTGATAATGCAGTTTGGTTTATTCAGTTTCCGTCATTTACAACCCTTCCCTTTCATGCTGTGGTCAGCTTTCAGAGAATGATGGAGATTGCTGtttcaaaactgcattttattttcctagtgTAGGTTTTATTGACGGGCtgaaaaatgaagagagaaaaaagttttGGATTCAAGAGCCCTGAACAAAAATGTGGATTATTAGTTACTCAACACATAGCACCCACTTTTAACAGactaaaaaaaatcacaaaagttTTGGGACTGGGATGCAAAGCTTTGCCCTGGTAAATTTAagcctttaatttttaaaggagCAATCTGTGTTGTAAATATGTAGATTCCCTAGTATAATTAAAAAACTAGGATTAAGACAGTGAAATTTCCAAAACTGATGGAAGTATAGTAAGGTATAGAAGCAAGACCAAATTCCTTAAAATGCATTGCAGAATATGCTATACAGGCAGACCCAGATGCACCAGCTGCCTTCTGATCCCAGCTCGATACCAACTTTGGGTAACCAACATATCAACACTATTACTATAAATTTCTCCACATCTTCCTCCCAAACGCATGAGCAGCTGTGCAAAACTGGCTGTGCCTGGCCAGGGAATGAGCAACATTTCTGGACCAGCATATCAGGCGAGCAGGATGAACAAGGGCAGCTGGGGGGGCACCCTACTCTCCAAGCAGGAAGCTTGGCAAGTGTGAtgtacagaaagaaataaaatctgctcACCTTGAAAATCTCTCCCGCATGAGGTTCCTTGGCTAAGGTGGCCTCATCCAGTCCATCATATGCAGAAGTCACATACATTTCTGAGTAGTCTTTTCCACCAAAGCAGCAAGAGGTGATCCTTGGAGTAGGCAGCTTCACAGTTTGGATTctttttcctgggaaaaaaaaaaatatgtgattGTTTCCTAATGTCCATTTTCTAGGAAGCATGTAAATCTGAATGTACTATTAGTGCAAGTGGTGCAGCTATAACATTTACTCAGAAGGCATCTCCCCTTCAGACAGGCCATATCCTAAAGGACAATTTGTGGGGAAATGGAACTCTTTCATCTGCCTCATCTCTATTTTTTCAGCCTCTCCCCTGCATCTGTGAGGCTTCGTTTCATTTtctcaaaatgaaataataaagtaTTTGAAGCCAAGACGGGCAGAGACATCTGCACCTGTGATTGCTGTCATTCCCTAACAGCACTTCCCAATTAAACCTTTCAACgctgagaatttttttcttttttaattgaaggTTTATAATGTTTCTTGCAATAGATATGCAGATATCCACATCAGCAGACCATGGGACCAGGGGTAGTTGATGTTGGGAGGCATCACGGGAAGCAGCACTCTCCACATGATTGGGGCGTGGACCAGTGATGCTCATGGCAAGCTGTGTGGCAGAGATGGGCAATAAATAATAGTTTCTTATTTCTCCTTCAAACCATTCCTCCTGGCTGCCTTTCCTCTTGTGTTTGTGGCACATAGGTAACACTCAATATACACATGCTGGGGAAGGCCTTACCTGTCTCTGGGTCTATACGAATTACTCTCCCACCATCAATGCACGCCACCCAGAGCTTTCCTTCCACATCAATGCACATCCCATCTGGCATTTGCTCCTCCTTTTCTAGCTGGTACAAAAGTCTGGGACAGGCTGCAGGGAGAGTTATGAAGCTGGTGTTACATGGGCTGGTACCAGTTCTATATCAGATCCCAGTCTAACATTTTGCATGCTCTTGCAAACAGATAAGTTCATTTTCAGTGACAAAGATGTGCTGCAAAATTTATATCACATATGCATTTAGCAGACGTCTTAAAAGCCTCAGCCTAGCAAAAACAGGCCACCAGTGGAGCCACCGCAATTTGGAATTGTACTGAATTTGGCCTCGTGTTATTTTAccaagaaatcacagaatcatagaaccatttcagttggaaaagacttttaagatcatcaagtccaaccattaacttaacactggtactaaaccatgtccctaagaacctcatctatgtatcttttaaacccctccaaggatggtgactccaccacttccctgggcagcctgttccaatgcctgacagcccttcctgtggagaaatttttcctaatatccaatctaaacctcctctggtgcaactcaaggccatttcctctcatcctgtcacttgtcacttgggagaagagaccaaccccctccatgctacaacctcctttcaggtagttgcagagagcgataaggtctcccctcagcctccttttctccaggctgaacagccccagctccttcagctgctcctcatcagacttgtgctccagacccctcaccagctttgttgcccttctctgcactcgctccaggaagaaaacaagatatCTCTGTCCTTGTTACCCCACTAGCAGGCTGCGATGCCACGACTGCTGTGAGCACAGTAACTTTTCCCAGATTTTCATTGCTCATGACAGCCTGGGTGTCTTTTTTATGAGCAACACACCACATAAGTAATGACTTGAATTCAAATGTTGGTAATTAACAATTTTTCATGGGTAAAGATCAGGAACTTTACTTATTTGAAGGGCAAATCAAGCTACCAGTTTTGATGCAGGCTGGACACCAACTGCCAGAGGACTGAGCTGCAGTGAGGATGGGTCAGTGAGCACATGCACAGACTATGGAGCGGTGCCCATGGGTAGCAGGCTGCCTGCTCTGACCCAGCACATTATGGCCATTACACCACCCAAAAATAGAGAGTCACCCACACAAAGCTAAGGCCAGGAAACTCAAACTCATTATGTTTTTGTATCTGGGGGAGAAAAAGTAGCATTAAATCTTCTTTGGAAGTCTTATCTCCAAAAAtctgtagaaaaatattttctcagcaaAATGAAACCTGAGTAACTATAATTATTTCTACAATTTTCACCCACGATTACACAAAGTCCACGTTGATTAGAGTACAAAGGCAATTCAGCCATTTAAATTCCCATGGAGTATGACAGGTTGAtacaatacaaaaatatttcactttccaAATGAGGTTACATCCATTTTGTTTGCACCTACGTTTCCTTTCTGCAGACattacaataaaaaatatttgtctagaaaattaatttaattgaaatttCCCTAATatctgaatgtaattttaatttcagaatttgAAAACTTCAGTCACAATGATAACTTGAatctttaaatacatttctgtgATATACATGCATCCACAttctgtatttgtatttatGGAGCCAGTACTATCGAAGCATTCCAGTAGATGGCACTCAAGAATAAACAGCATCCTATAAAGTAATTCTCACTTTGCAGGATAAACGGCTTCTTCCCTGCAACTAACTCTTTGAACAAGTCTAAATATAATCCATTTCTTCAGATGAAAGTTAGTTGAAGAACTGTCACAAATTTGTTCACCAAATACACCTGGTTCATAACTAAACTTGAGAAAAATCACAGCCTGCTGACAATCTGTAAGCAGAAGGTATGAGATCTGTCAAATAAATCAGTGCATATTACACGCCCAGGTCTTGCTGCAGAAAGATTAATAGCGCTACTTGTCACCGAATTTAGAAAAGCAGGTGTACCGATCTTTCCTGTGTGTACATCATAGCTGAAGGCATGCACAGCGTATGCCAGGCTGTCGATGTGAAAGAAGGTCCTGTGGTCCAGGGACCAATCCAGACCATTGGAGATGTCCACCTGGTCTAACTGTTTTATTACCGAACAGTCGGGGAAAAGGGTATAGAGAGCGCCTTGCCGCCTTGCTCGGAAACCCGGTGCCGTCTCTTCAGCCATTGTACctgaaatggaaatggaaacacTGGTGAGAAAGCAGAAGCTTGTTCCTCATGCTTGATCAAAAACCTTCTCTATGCTTTACTAAGAGGTCCTAGAGAGAAAGGGACCAACCCAGTCCCATCAGATtgatgagaaggaagaaaaggagcaaGTCAGGAGCAACCACCTCCCACAGAGGGGATCCTGGCCAAGGGACCTCTGCATTGCCATGAGGTTTAAGTCATAAACACCAAAGACCCAAAGGAGCACCACAAAAGCCATGGGCTGAAGGTTTGCTCACAGCAAAAGCTGAGATGCTGGCAGACATCATGTGCTCCTTTTTGTCATTGCTCTTTGTAGGATACTTTCATAATTTAAATGATCTGTGACCTTAAAATACAGATGCTGTAAATCACAGTTATCTCAGGAGCAAGTGGAGAATACCacagaaatgagattttttcttaatgaatttATGCCTCATGTTATGCTTGTTATTTAGTTTCTGACTCTCTCTTGTCCGGAAAGAAGAGAGCTCTGCAGTGACAGGATGGGAAGCACCTGAGGGGgcatttccactttctttcaaCTGTGATAGTCTATCTTTGTCGGCCTTCCCCTTTAGAAGACCTCATAAGCTTCTTTTACAATGCTTAACCAAAACTCCTGTTTGAAAGCATTGATCCACCATGCACAGCTAGAACAGGTGTGCAAGCAGGTTTTTCTCTCCTAGTCTTGCCTGTAACACTAGCGATAACATCAGCGCTCGAGCATAACCATGAGTCAAACAAATTTCGTGATTTTCAgcaaatttgaaataaaatgaaaatgctggCTGGCAAAACAAATACAGAGCCATTTTCACTCCCATCAGTCACTCTCCACTTCCAGCATGTATTGTTGTGCTTGGCTCACCATttgtcacagtatcacaatatgtttgggattggaagggacctcaaaagatcacctagtccaatccccctgctggagcaggatcgCCTAGGTGAGggcgcacaggaacatgtccaggcgggttttgaatgtctccagagaagagaCATTATATGTgaggagaaaaagcacaggGGGACCTTGGCTGCATTGCAACTGGTGGCAAAGGTCCCTCTTGCCTTCAGGAGGCCAAGGAtctctccccacatccctgtTTCCTACAGGCTGAATGGGGGAGGCTGTACATGAAGGATGCAAACCGCAGCTCATCTGCTCTAGAAGATGCATTCTTGTCTACACCTCTAGAAACCTTCCCACCTGTGTGAACCCTTCACAGGCTTTTCACTTCACATCCAAACAGgtgtttgaaaaacagcatccaccacagagaagaggagCCTTCCTGATGGACAGCCCTTGTCAACAACCTCTGTCCTCATTTAGCTCAGAGGATGTGGggtcccttctcctcctccatcgGGCAGTAACTGAGCAGAGCGTTCACAAGACAGCTCATGCTTGAGACGGTCGTTTTTGTGTGGAACTCAACAGAGGAATCGATaacacagaataaaatgcaCCATATGAAATACACTGTAatcattttctctttgttccaGGGGAACTTTCTGTCAGGAACTTACCAGCGAAAAACCTCCCCTTTGGATCCACTTTCCCATCATTGAACCTGTTGTTGGGTTTATCCTGCTCAAGCTCATGGATGGTAGTGACCTTCTGAGTGTCCCAGTCCAGAAAGGCA includes:
- the LOC102095943 gene encoding regucalcin, coding for MSSSIKIESVVKEKNRMGECPVWEERENALVYVDINAQKVCRWSPLTNEVQSVSVDARVGSVALRQFGDYVIALGNRFAFLDWDTQKVTTIHELEQDKPNNRFNDGKVDPKGRFFAGTMAEETAPGFRARRQGALYTLFPDCSVIKQLDQVDISNGLDWSLDHRTFFHIDSLAYAVHAFSYDVHTGKIACPRLLYQLEKEEQMPDGMCIDVEGKLWVACIDGGRVIRIDPETGKRIQTVKLPTPRITSCCFGGKDYSEMYVTSAYDGLDEATLAKEPHAGEIFKITGLGVKGIPQNFFAA